The Gordonia sp. KTR9 genome contains a region encoding:
- the murJ gene encoding murein biosynthesis integral membrane protein MurJ: MTAPAPDRPSGGPVTNVAASDGKAPDEKASSTGLARDSDSSILRTSGSIAIATLFSRITGFLRTVLILAMLGPAIASAFQAADVLPNMIAEVVLGAVLTAIVIPLLARAEAEDPDGGEGFINRIFTITVVVLGTATVVAVIAAPLLTYLNLGDGQVNRELSTALAYLLLPEILFYGLSALFIAILNLRGHFKPGAWAPVLNNVVQISTLVLYAVVPGEITLNPVRMSDPQLLVLGIGCTTGVVLQALILVPFLRKSGVRLRLQWGIDARLRQFGNMAVAIVAYVALLQVGLIVTYRIASSADASGVSIYFTHWQLLQLPYGVLGVTILTAIMPRLSRNATADDTKAVVDDLSLATRLTMVALVPVVSFMTFFGPAIAIAVFNFGKFDAASASQLGSVLSWGAFTLIPYSMTLVQLRVFYAREDAWTPTFIALGITVVKVASSYLGPVLFDDPELIVRWLALSNGLGYLVGAVVGHFLLRSRLHGARLSDVARTSVVTLAVSIGVSATVWAVAKLTGLDQMIGWLGKVGSVLYLGLTAAVVLAVTYAGLAAARVPDVVAIGLAVRRLLGRFIPSLAPPPQPEREQSPAITVQFPRVTGDESLPYSGQVQVLRRFDRGTATWQSYSVHSGGAIGATRDVRPIPERAPVPRDIRYRRRGVRRVSDSEIDTTAATGPPAEPGAGDAPTPPIPTPAVADTGTTGTTDDSSSPRRRGPRLVPGAAVAGGRYRLLEQHGGTRGLQFWRAQDINLDREVALTFVDAEQLAPPPERGQGARISDQGPQAVLSRTLRLGQINSDGVARVLDVVRGSSGGIVVAEWVPGSSLADVARSEPSPIGAARAVRSLAAAAEIAHRSGGALSIDHPDRIRISHDGNAVLAFPGTLAGDDKASDVRGLGAVLYALLLNRWALDPANGSRLITTADSTEPVGGIPVATPGDDGQPVEPRVAKPDIPFEISAVAARALDGSRGIRTAATVQHVLDQATVVDLNTDMLPAITDADAPPPVTVTPRLGGGGEKPPRRNLALLIGAGLLALFIVIALIVGATNVFGGSSGPSDIDSILTTSEPAPTPGANPPPTPATPAAPQPIALQSVSVVDFSAQTPDNSANVRNVITGAAPPWQTDNYRGRPDFGGLKPGLGLMFDLGTERAVRSVTIDSPTPGIGVEIRTAPSARPAFARTTTVASGQVDQASTTIPIAQAPTTRYVMVWLTSLPSSGSGYQAEISRITMAG, translated from the coding sequence ATGACCGCGCCCGCGCCCGACCGGCCGTCGGGCGGCCCGGTGACCAACGTCGCGGCGTCGGACGGGAAGGCGCCGGACGAGAAGGCGTCGTCGACCGGGCTGGCGCGCGACTCAGACTCGAGCATCCTGCGCACCAGCGGGTCGATCGCCATCGCCACCCTGTTCAGTCGGATCACCGGCTTCCTGCGCACGGTGCTCATCCTCGCGATGCTCGGACCCGCGATCGCGTCGGCGTTCCAGGCCGCCGACGTGCTGCCGAACATGATCGCCGAGGTCGTCCTCGGTGCCGTCCTGACCGCCATCGTCATCCCGCTGCTCGCCCGGGCCGAAGCCGAGGACCCCGACGGCGGGGAGGGGTTCATCAACCGGATCTTCACCATCACCGTCGTCGTCCTCGGGACCGCGACGGTGGTGGCGGTGATCGCTGCGCCGTTGCTGACCTACCTCAATCTGGGAGACGGGCAGGTCAATCGCGAGCTCTCCACCGCGCTGGCCTACCTGCTGCTGCCGGAGATCCTGTTCTACGGACTGTCCGCGCTGTTCATCGCGATCCTCAACCTGCGCGGGCACTTCAAGCCGGGTGCGTGGGCGCCCGTCCTGAACAACGTCGTGCAGATCAGCACGCTCGTGCTCTACGCGGTGGTGCCCGGCGAGATCACACTCAATCCCGTTCGGATGTCGGATCCGCAGCTCCTGGTGCTGGGCATCGGCTGCACGACCGGTGTGGTCCTGCAGGCGCTCATCCTGGTGCCGTTCCTGCGCAAGTCAGGGGTGCGTCTCCGCCTCCAATGGGGCATCGATGCCCGGCTTCGCCAGTTCGGGAACATGGCGGTCGCCATCGTCGCGTACGTCGCGCTTCTCCAGGTCGGCCTGATCGTGACCTACCGGATCGCGTCGTCGGCCGACGCGTCGGGCGTCAGCATCTACTTCACCCATTGGCAGTTGCTGCAGCTCCCGTACGGCGTGCTGGGCGTCACCATCCTGACCGCGATCATGCCGAGGCTGTCCCGCAACGCCACCGCGGACGACACCAAGGCCGTCGTCGACGACCTGTCGCTGGCCACCAGGCTCACGATGGTCGCGCTGGTCCCGGTCGTCTCCTTCATGACGTTCTTCGGACCGGCCATCGCCATCGCGGTGTTCAACTTCGGCAAGTTCGACGCGGCGTCCGCGTCGCAGCTGGGCTCGGTGCTGTCCTGGGGCGCGTTCACGCTCATCCCGTACTCGATGACACTCGTCCAGCTCCGCGTGTTCTATGCGCGCGAGGACGCGTGGACCCCGACATTCATCGCGCTGGGCATCACGGTGGTGAAAGTCGCGTCGTCCTACCTCGGGCCGGTGCTCTTCGACGATCCCGAACTCATCGTGCGATGGCTCGCGCTGTCCAACGGCCTGGGCTATCTCGTCGGTGCCGTCGTCGGTCATTTCCTGCTCCGCAGCCGGCTCCACGGGGCACGGCTCTCCGATGTGGCACGCACGTCCGTCGTCACCCTCGCCGTCTCGATCGGAGTGTCCGCGACGGTCTGGGCCGTCGCGAAACTGACCGGCCTCGACCAAATGATCGGCTGGCTGGGCAAGGTGGGATCCGTTCTCTACCTCGGGCTGACCGCGGCAGTGGTGCTCGCGGTGACCTACGCGGGCCTCGCCGCGGCCCGCGTGCCCGACGTCGTCGCGATCGGACTCGCGGTACGACGACTCCTCGGCCGGTTCATCCCGTCCCTCGCACCGCCGCCGCAGCCCGAACGTGAACAGTCACCGGCGATCACAGTTCAGTTTCCGCGGGTCACCGGCGACGAATCGCTCCCGTACTCTGGTCAGGTACAGGTGCTGCGCCGCTTCGACAGAGGTACCGCGACGTGGCAGTCGTACTCCGTACACTCCGGTGGCGCCATCGGCGCGACGCGGGATGTGCGTCCCATCCCGGAGCGCGCGCCGGTACCGCGCGACATCAGATACCGCAGGAGAGGAGTCCGTCGCGTGAGTGACAGTGAGATCGACACCACTGCTGCCACCGGGCCGCCCGCCGAGCCCGGAGCAGGCGACGCACCCACTCCGCCGATCCCGACTCCCGCCGTTGCCGATACCGGCACGACCGGTACCACCGACGACTCGTCGAGCCCACGCCGCCGCGGACCCCGCCTCGTCCCCGGCGCGGCGGTCGCCGGCGGTCGATACCGATTGCTGGAGCAACACGGCGGCACCCGCGGACTCCAGTTCTGGCGGGCGCAGGACATCAATCTCGACCGCGAGGTCGCGCTCACCTTCGTCGACGCCGAGCAACTGGCTCCGCCACCCGAACGCGGCCAGGGCGCGAGGATCTCCGACCAGGGACCCCAGGCAGTGCTGTCGCGCACCCTGCGTCTCGGCCAGATCAACTCCGACGGGGTGGCACGCGTCCTCGACGTCGTCCGCGGATCGTCGGGCGGGATCGTCGTCGCCGAGTGGGTGCCGGGGTCGTCGCTGGCCGATGTGGCGAGGTCCGAACCGTCGCCGATCGGGGCCGCTCGTGCGGTGCGTTCGCTCGCGGCGGCCGCCGAGATCGCCCACCGCTCCGGTGGTGCGCTGTCGATCGACCATCCCGATCGCATCCGCATCAGCCACGACGGCAATGCTGTTCTCGCCTTCCCGGGCACCCTCGCCGGTGACGACAAGGCGTCCGACGTACGCGGACTCGGAGCCGTGCTGTACGCGCTGCTGCTGAACCGCTGGGCCCTCGACCCGGCGAACGGTTCCCGGTTGATCACCACCGCCGACAGCACCGAACCCGTGGGCGGGATTCCGGTCGCGACCCCCGGCGACGACGGACAACCCGTCGAGCCGCGCGTCGCCAAGCCCGACATCCCGTTCGAGATCTCGGCGGTCGCCGCGCGCGCACTCGACGGATCCCGCGGCATCCGCACCGCTGCCACCGTGCAGCACGTCCTCGATCAGGCCACCGTGGTCGACCTGAACACCGACATGCTGCCGGCGATCACCGACGCCGACGCCCCGCCGCCGGTGACGGTGACACCGCGTCTGGGTGGCGGCGGTGAGAAGCCGCCGCGCCGCAATCTGGCATTGCTGATCGGCGCCGGACTTCTGGCGCTGTTCATCGTCATCGCGCTGATCGTGGGTGCCACCAACGTCTTCGGGGGCAGCAGCGGGCCGAGCGACATCGACTCGATCCTCACCACCAGCGAACCCGCGCCCACGCCCGGCGCCAACCCGCCACCGACCCCCGCGACACCGGCCGCACCGCAGCCCATCGCGCTGCAATCGGTGTCGGTGGTCGACTTCTCCGCGCAGACACCGGACAACTCGGCGAACGTGCGCAATGTGATCACCGGCGCCGCGCCGCCGTGGCAGACCGACAACTACCGCGGCCGACCGGATTTCGGCGGACTCAAGCCGGGGCTGGGACTCATGTTCGACCTCGGCACGGAGCGCGCGGTCCGGTCGGTCACCATCGACAGTCCGACGCCCGGCATCGGTGTCGAGATCCGTACCGCGCCGTCGGCCCGCCCGGCCTTCGCCCGGACCACGACGGTGGCGTCGGGCCAGGTGGACCAGGCGTCGACCACGATTCCGATCGCGCAGGCGCCGACCACCCGATACGTGATGGTCTGGCTCACGAGTCTGCCGAGTTCGGGAAGCGGCTACCAGGCCGAGATCTCTCGCATCACGATGGCGGGCTGA
- a CDS encoding NUDIX hydrolase: MSTDSSTNPSDVSGVSSGAHGEGGGQGDQNPAGQGRRARRGRRRRGRRKSEARGTSAAHTPASHKQSGHPQSSNTQPKNKQPNPAQAGSRPGHKPGSPNPASEPAPSTHHPTPNDLARARASDPACPDPVEAEPVDKLPVDPDRARPRVTPPKPSDMVAVSAKLTKTGLAQAGSAQAGGKASKGRRRASRTDRGSERPAAERAHSDRAGNEKLRTVRETSAGGLVISDLDLPVDQLSAALIGRVDRRGRTMWSLPKGHIETGETAEQTAIREVEEETGIQGTVVAPLGKIDYWFVSEGRRIHKTVHHYLLRCIGGELSDADYEVSEVAWVPLHELPRRLTYSDERRLARMARGVIAELAADPTRLAQSEAESIRTEPNAYEKAAAARNQRRNEPPPPARPRRRRRRPRRPAAGDG, encoded by the coding sequence GTGTCCACCGATTCCTCGACCAACCCTTCAGACGTCAGCGGCGTCTCGTCGGGTGCGCACGGCGAGGGCGGCGGACAGGGCGATCAGAACCCCGCCGGCCAGGGCCGCCGTGCCCGGCGCGGCCGTCGACGCCGGGGCCGTCGCAAATCCGAGGCGCGAGGTACCTCGGCGGCGCACACCCCGGCTTCGCACAAGCAGAGCGGTCATCCGCAGTCCTCGAATACACAGCCGAAGAACAAACAGCCGAATCCCGCTCAGGCGGGTTCCCGGCCGGGCCACAAACCGGGTTCGCCCAATCCGGCCTCCGAACCGGCGCCCTCGACGCACCACCCGACACCCAACGACCTCGCACGCGCCCGCGCCTCCGATCCCGCATGCCCGGACCCGGTCGAGGCCGAACCCGTCGACAAACTCCCCGTCGATCCCGACCGCGCGCGGCCCCGCGTCACGCCACCCAAGCCCTCGGACATGGTCGCCGTCAGCGCCAAGCTGACCAAGACCGGCCTGGCCCAGGCGGGGTCGGCTCAGGCCGGCGGCAAGGCGTCGAAGGGACGACGACGCGCGTCGCGAACCGACCGCGGATCCGAGCGTCCCGCCGCCGAGCGCGCGCATTCCGACCGCGCGGGCAACGAGAAGCTCCGGACGGTGCGCGAGACCTCTGCGGGTGGTCTGGTCATCTCCGACCTCGACCTCCCCGTCGATCAGTTGTCGGCTGCGCTCATCGGCCGGGTCGACCGGCGGGGTCGCACCATGTGGTCGTTGCCCAAGGGCCACATCGAGACCGGCGAGACCGCCGAGCAGACCGCGATCCGCGAGGTCGAGGAAGAGACCGGTATCCAGGGCACGGTGGTGGCCCCGCTCGGCAAGATCGACTACTGGTTCGTCAGCGAGGGGCGTCGAATCCACAAGACGGTGCACCACTACCTTCTGCGGTGCATCGGCGGCGAACTCTCCGACGCCGACTACGAGGTGTCCGAGGTGGCCTGGGTGCCGTTGCACGAGCTCCCGCGTCGCCTCACGTACTCTGACGAGCGACGACTCGCCCGGATGGCCCGCGGCGTGATCGCCGAACTCGCCGCCGACCCGACCCGGCTGGCCCAGTCCGAGGCCGAGAGCATTCGCACCGAACCCAACGCCTATGAGAAAGCCGCCGCCGCGCGCAACCAGCGCCGTAACGAGCCGCCGCCCCCGGCTCGTCCTCGTCGGCGCCGACGCCGTCCTCGACGGCCAGCGGCAGGCGATGGCTGA
- a CDS encoding sterol desaturase family protein — MLEFLPEPMREPTVLAIPFFVTLLAIEWFAAAKLEHDEHALTADGAAESDIAGRPGQAPPGAYDSRDARSSVSMGLVSIVTSAFWKFLGLLLYTALFAYVAPWQLPADEWYTWVIAFVGVDFLFYWSHRVSHRVRLVWATHQAHHSSEYFNFATALRQKWNISAAVLMWIPLPLLGVPPALVFAAYSLNLIYQFWIHTERIGTMWAPFEFVFNTPSHHRVHHGCDPEYLDRNYGGVFIVWDRMFGTFAPEVRRPRYGLTKPVDTYNIVRLQTHEYAAIARDVRAAASWRARLGYVFGPPGWTPRDVGPDAPAPASTPTAVNGSTTAEPAA; from the coding sequence TTGCTGGAGTTCTTGCCGGAGCCGATGCGTGAGCCGACGGTGCTCGCGATCCCGTTCTTCGTCACTCTGCTCGCCATCGAATGGTTCGCCGCGGCCAAACTGGAGCACGACGAGCACGCGCTGACCGCGGACGGTGCCGCCGAGTCGGACATCGCCGGACGACCCGGGCAGGCGCCGCCGGGCGCCTACGACTCCCGGGACGCGCGGTCGAGCGTGTCGATGGGATTGGTGTCGATCGTGACCAGCGCCTTCTGGAAGTTCCTCGGTCTACTGCTGTACACCGCACTGTTCGCCTATGTCGCCCCGTGGCAACTCCCCGCGGACGAGTGGTACACGTGGGTGATCGCGTTCGTGGGCGTCGACTTCCTCTTCTACTGGAGCCATCGCGTCTCCCACCGGGTCCGCCTGGTGTGGGCGACCCACCAGGCCCATCACTCCAGCGAGTACTTCAACTTCGCGACGGCCCTGCGGCAGAAATGGAACATCAGTGCTGCGGTCCTGATGTGGATTCCACTCCCCCTGCTCGGCGTCCCGCCGGCGCTGGTGTTCGCCGCCTATTCGCTGAACCTGATCTACCAGTTCTGGATTCACACCGAGCGGATCGGAACCATGTGGGCGCCCTTCGAATTCGTGTTCAACACACCGTCGCACCATCGCGTGCACCACGGCTGCGACCCCGAGTACCTCGACCGCAACTACGGCGGCGTCTTCATCGTGTGGGACCGCATGTTCGGCACGTTCGCCCCGGAAGTCCGGCGCCCGCGCTACGGATTGACCAAACCCGTCGACACCTACAACATCGTCCGCCTGCAGACGCATGAGTACGCGGCGATCGCGCGGGATGTCCGCGCCGCGGCGTCGTGGCGTGCCCGCCTCGGCTACGTCTTCGGACCACCGGGGTGGACGCCCCGCGATGTCGGACCGGACGCACCGGCCCCGGCGTCGACCCCGACGGCCGTCAACGGCTCGACGACGGCGGAACCGGCCGCCTGA